Proteins encoded within one genomic window of Clupea harengus chromosome 10, Ch_v2.0.2, whole genome shotgun sequence:
- the ddx49 gene encoding probable ATP-dependent RNA helicase DDX49 produces MADFTSLGLSDWLILQCKQMGISKPTPVQENCIPAILEGRDCMGCAKTGSGKTAAFVLPVLQKLSEDPYGIFCLVLTPTRELAYQIAEQFRALGKPLGVRDTIIVGGMDMVKQGLDLSKKPHIVVATPGRLADHIRSCNTFSMSKMKFLIMDEADRLLEQGTDFGKDLETILSVVPSKRQTLLFSATLTDTLQELKSIAMNKPFFWESKSEVRTVVELDQRYILTPEKVKDAYLVHLIQKFQDEHDDWSLIIFTNTCKNCQILTMMLREFKFPTISLHSMMKQKQRFANLAKFKSNVFKILIATDVASRGLDIPRVQVVINHNTPGLPKTYIHRVGRTARAGRSGMSITLVTQYDIHLVNAIEEQIQTKLKAHPVEEKEVLKILTQVNVTRRKCEIKLESSDFDEKKEINKRKQMILEGKDPDVEQKRKAELMKIKTQNKKFKDKIQQTIQQKQEKSGQKKAQSSAKTKKEAS; encoded by the exons ATGGCGGATTTTACCTCTTTGGGTTTGTCGGACTGGCTGATACTTCAATGTAAACAAATGGGCATCAGCAAACCAACTCCAGTCCAGGAAAATTGCATACCAGCAATTTTAGAAG GTCGCGATTGTATGGGCTGCGCCAAAACTGGCAGTGGAAAGACCGCTGCATTTGTTCTTCCAGTCCTTCAAAAGCTGTCTGAAGATCCGTATGGCATCTTCTGTCTTGTGCTCACACCCACCAG ggagttgGCATATCAGATTGCTGAGCAGTTTAGAGCTCTGGGCAAACCTTTAGGTGTGCGAGACACCATCATCGTTGGGGGAATGG ACATGGTGAAACAGGGCTTAGATCTGTCAAAGAAACCACATATTGTAGTTGCAACTCCAGGAAGACTTGCCGATCACATTAGAAGCTGCAATACCTTCAGCATGAGTAAGATGAAATTTCTG ATAATGGACGAGGCTGACCGTCTGCTGGAGCAGGGCACAGACTTCGGTAAGGACCTGGAGACCATCCTCAGTGTGGTCCCCTCGAAGCGCCAGACCCTGCTCTTCAGCGccaccctcacagacacactgcaggaGCTCAAGAGCATCGCCATGAACAAGCCTTTCTTCTGGGAGAGCAAATCTGA GGTACGGACTGTGGTGGAGTTGGATCAAAGGTATATCCTCACGCCAGAGAAGGTGAAAGATGCCTACCTGGTCCACCTTATCCAAAAATTCCAGGATGAACATGATGACTGGTCCCTCATCATTTTTACCAACACTTGCAA AAATTGCCAGATACTCACAATGATGCTCCGTGAGTTTAAATTCCCCACCATTTCATTGCACTCGATGATGAAACAG AAGCAAAGATTTGCTAACCTTGCCAAATTTAAGTCCAACGTCTTCAAAATCCTCATTGCTACTGATGTAGCCTCCAG GGGTTTGGACATCCCAAGGGTCCAGGTGGTTATCAATCACAATACCCCAGGACTTCCTAAAACCTACATTCACAGAGTGGGCAGAACCGCCCGGGCAG GACGCAGCGGCATGTCAATCACTCTGGTGACGCAGTATGACATCCATCTGGTAAACGCCATCGAGGAACAAATCC AGACCAAGCTGAAGGCACATCCagtggaagagaaggaggtgCTGAAGATCCTAACCCAAGTTAATGTGACCAGGCGCAAGTGTGAAATC AAGCTGGAGTCGTCAGACTTTGATGAGAAGAAGGAGATCAATAAGAGAAAGCAGATGATTCTGGAGGGCAAG GACCCAGATGTGGAGCAGAAACGGAAAGCGGAACTCATGAAGATTAAGACACAGAACAAGAAATTCAAGGACAAAATTCAGCAAACAATTCAGCAGAAGCAAGAGAAGTCGGGTCAGAAGAAAGCACAGAGCAGCGCTAAAACGAAAAAAGAAGCGTCATAA
- the LOC105900883 gene encoding regulator of nonsense transcripts 1 isoform X1, producing MSVEAYGPSSQTLTFLDTEETELLGADTQGSEYEFTDFTLPSQTQTQGQTQSQLDNQVNGPDEVLQNGPLDDSVAKTSQLLAELNFEEDEEDAYYTKDLPVHACSYCGIHDPACVVYCNTSKKWFCNGRGNTSGSHIVNHLVRAKCKEVTLHKDGPLGETVLECYNCGCRNVFLLGFIPAKADSVVVLLCRQPCASQSSLKDINWDSSQWQPLIQDRCFLSWLVKIPSEQEQLRARQIAAQQINKLEELWKDNPTATLEDLEKPGVDEEPQHVLLRYEDAYQYQNIFGPLVKLEADYDKKLKESQTQDNITVRWDLGLNKKRIAYFSLPKTDSGDMRLMQGDEICLRYKGDLAPLWKGIGHVIKVPDKDYGDEIAIELRSSVGAPIEVTHNFQVDFVWKSTSFDRMQSALKTFAVDETSVSGYIYHKLLGHEVEDVLIKCQLPKRFTAQGLPDLNHSQVYAVKTVLQRPLSLIQGPPGTGKTVTSATVVYHLARQGNGPVLVCAPSNIAVDQLTEKIHMSGLKVVRLCAKSREAIDSPVSFLALHNQIRNMDSMPELQKLQQLKDETGELSSADEKRYRALKRTAERELLMNADVICGTCVGAGDPRLAKMQFRSILIDESTQATEPECMVPVVLGAKQLILVGDHCQLGPVVMCKKAAKAGLSQSLFERLVVLGIRPIRLQVQYRMHPALSAFPSNIFYEGSLQNGVTAGDRIKKGFDFQWPQPDKPMFFYVTQGQEEIASSGTSYLNRTEASNVEKITTRLLKAGAKPDQIGIITPYEGQRSYLVQYMQFSGSLHTKLYQEVEIASVDAFQGREKDFIILSCVRANEHQGIGFLNDPRRLNVALTRARYGVIIVGNPKALSKQPLWNHLLNYYKEQKVLVEGPLNNLRESLMQFSKPRKLVNTINPGARFMTTAMYDAREALIPGSAYDRSNTGRPNIYFQTHDQIGMIGAGPNHVAAMNMPIPFNLMMPHMPPPGYLGQASGPALGRGGLNKGRGGRGGRQKPRGAANHGSGQGNIGNSQASQDAASQPFSQGPLTQGYIAMSQPSQMSQPGLSQPELSQDSYLGDEFKSQIDVALSQDSTYQGERAYQHGGVTGLSQY from the exons ATGAGTGTGGAAGCGTATGGGCCGAGTTCTCAGACTCTAACCTTCCTGGATACCGAGGAAACTGAGTTGCTTGGAGCTGATACCCAAGGCTCTGAGTATGAATTCACTGATTTTACACTTCCTAGTCAAACGCAAACTCAAGGCCAGACCCAAAGTCAGCTGGATAATCAG GTAAATGGCCCCGACGAAGTTTTACAAAACGGACCACTTGATGATTCTGTTGCTAAAACAAGTCAACTTTTAGCGGAACTGAACtttgaggaagatgaggaggatgcCTATTACACCAAAGACCTACCAGTGCATGCCTGCAG CTACTGTGGCATTCATGATCCAGCATGTGTGGTGTACTGCAACACAAGCAAGAAGTGGTTCTGCAATGGGCGAGGCAACACCTCTGGGAG CCACATTGTGAACCACCTGGTGAGAGCCAAGTGCAAGGAGGTGACTCTTCACAAGGATGGGCCCCTGGGAGAGACTGTGTTGGAGTGCTACAACTGTGGCTGTcgcaatgtgttcctcctgggCTTCATCCCTGCCAAGGCTGACTCGGTGGTCGTACTGCTGTGCAG GCAGCCGTGTGCGAGTCAGAGCAGCCTGAAGGACATCAACTGGGACAGCTCTCAGTGGCAGCCACTTATCCAGGACCGCTGCTTCCTGTCCTGGCTTGTGAAGATCCCCTCCGAACAGGAGCAGCTCCGGGCACGCCAGATCGCTGCCCAGCAGATCAACAAGCTTGAGGAGCTCTGGAAG GACAATCCCACTGCAACCCTGGAGGACCTTGAGAAGCCTGGTGTGGACGAGGAGCCTCAGCACGTGCTGCTACGCTATGAGGATGCCTACCAGTACCAGAACATCTTTGGGCCTCTGGTCAAGCTGGAGGCCGACTATGACAAAAAGCTCAAAGAGTCCCAG aCCCAAGACAATATAACTGTCAGGTGGGACCTGGGACTGAATAAAAAACGGATTGCTTATTTCTCATTACCCAAGACGGACTCAGGTG ATATGAGGCTGATGCAGGGAGATGAGATCTGTCTCCGGTATAAAGGTGATCTGGCTCCACTTTGGAAAGGGATTGGACATGTCATCAAAGTACCAGACA AAGATTATGGAGATGAGATCGCAATTGAATTGCGAAGCAGCGTTGGAGCGCCCATTGAAGTCACACACAACTTCCAGGTCGATTTTGTGTGGAAGTCCACCTCCTTTGATCG AATGCAGAGTGCCCTAAAGACCTTTGCCGTGGATGAGACCTCCGTGTCTGGGTACATATACCACAAGCTTCTGGGCCACGAGGTGGAGGACGTCCTCATCAAGTGTCAGCTTCCCAAGCGTTTCACTGCCCAGGGTCTTCCTGACCTTAACCACTCTCAG GTGTATGCGGTGAAGACTGTTCTCCAGCGTCCTCTCAGCCTCATTCAGGGTCCGCCTGGGACGGGTAAAACGGTCACCTCGGCAACCGTAGTGTATCACCTGGCCAGACAGGGCAATGG gCCTGTGCTGGTGTGCGCTCCCAGTAACATAGCTGTGGACCAACTGACGGAGAAGATCCACATGTCGGGGCTGAAGGTGGTGAGGCTGTGTGCCAAGAGCAGAGAGGCCATCGACTCGCCCGTCTCCTTCCTGGCTCTGCACAACCAGATCCGCAACATGGACAG CATGCCAGAGCTCCAGAAGCTGCAGCAGCTGAAGGACGAGACCGGAGAGCTGTCCTCCGCGGACGAGAAGCGCTACAGGGCTCTGAAGCGCACCGCTGAGCGAGAGCTCCTCATG AATGCGGATGTGATCTGCGGCACGTGTGTTGGTGCTGGGGACCCTCGGCTGGCTAAGATGCAGTTCCGCTCCATCCTCATCGACGAGAGCACCCAGGCCACGGAGCCCGAGTGCATGGTGCCCGTGGTGCTTGGGGCCAAGCAG CTGATCCTGGTGGGAGACCACTGTCAGCTGGGGCCGGTGGTGATGTGTAAGAAGGCGGCCAAGGCGGGCCTGTCCCAGTCTCTGTTTGAGCGGCTGGTGGTTCTGGGCATCAGGCCCATCCGCCTGCAGGTGCAGTACCGCATGCACCCCGCCCTCAGTGCCTTCCCCTCCAACATCTTCTACGAGGGCTCGCTGCAGAACGGAGTCACCGCAG GTGACCGCATTAAGAAAGGCTTTGACTTCCAGTGGCCTCAGCCGGACAAGCCCATGTTCTTCTACGTGACCCAGGGCCAGGAGGAGATCGCCAGCTCCGGCACCTCCTACCTCAACAG GACCGAGGCGTCTAACGTGGAGAAGATCACCACGCGGCTCCTGAAGGCCGGCGCAAAGCCGGATCAGATCGGCATTATCACACCCTACGAGGGCCAGAGGTCTTACCTGGTGCAGTACATGCAGTTCAGTGGCTCCCTGCACACTAAGCTCTACCAG GAAGTGGAGATTGCCAGTGTGGACGCCTTCCAGGGCCGTGAGAAGGACTTCATCATTCTGTCCTGTGTGCGTGCGAATGAGCACCAGGGCATTGGTTTCCTCAACGATCCACGGCGTCTCAACGTGGCTCTCACCAGAGCAAG gTACGGCGTGATCATCGTGGGCAACCCCAAGGCCCTGTCCAAGCAGCCGCTGTGGAACCACCTGCTGAACTACTACAAGGAGCAGAAGGTGCTGGTGGAGGGGCCCCTGAACAACCTCCGGGAGAGCCTCATGCAGTTCAGCAAGCCCCGCAAGCTGGTCAACACCATCAACCCC GGTGCCCGCTTCATGACCACGGCCATGTATGACGCCAGAGAGGCCCTGATCCCCGGCTCTGCGTACGACCGCAGCAACACAG GCCGTCCAAACATTTACTTCCAGACCCATGATCAGATTGGCATGATCGGTGCTGGCCCTAACCACGTGGCAGCCATGAACATGCCCATCCCCTTCAACCTGATGATGCCACACATGCCCCCGCCAGGCTACCTGGGCCAGGCCAGTGGCCCTGCTCTTG GGCGTGGAGGCCTTAATAAAGGCAGAGGAGGTCGCGGTGGGCGTCAGAAGCCCCGTGGCGCTGCCAACCATGGCAGTGGGCAAGGTAACATTGGCAACAGCCAGGCCAGCCAGGATGCAGCGTCTCAGCCATTCTCCCAGGGCCCGCTCACCCAGGGCTACATCGCCATGAGCCAGCCCTCACAGATGAGCCAGCCCGGCCTCTCCCAGCCTGAGCTGTCCCAG GACAGTTACTTGGGGGATGAGTTCAAGTCTCAGATCGATGTGGCTCTGTCTCAAGACTCAACATACCAGGGTGAACGTGCATACCAACATGGTGGAGTAACTGGACTGTCACAGTATTAA
- the LOC105900883 gene encoding regulator of nonsense transcripts 1 isoform X2 — MSVEAYGPSSQTLTFLDTEETELLGADTQGSEYEFTDFTLPSQTQTQGQTQSQLDNQVNGPDEVLQNGPLDDSVAKTSQLLAELNFEEDEEDAYYTKDLPVHACSYCGIHDPACVVYCNTSKKWFCNGRGNTSGSHIVNHLVRAKCKEVTLHKDGPLGETVLECYNCGCRNVFLLGFIPAKADSVVVLLCRQPCASQSSLKDINWDSSQWQPLIQDRCFLSWLVKIPSEQEQLRARQIAAQQINKLEELWKDNPTATLEDLEKPGVDEEPQHVLLRYEDAYQYQNIFGPLVKLEADYDKKLKESQTQDNITVRWDLGLNKKRIAYFSLPKTDSGDMRLMQGDEICLRYKGDLAPLWKGIGHVIKVPDNYGDEIAIELRSSVGAPIEVTHNFQVDFVWKSTSFDRMQSALKTFAVDETSVSGYIYHKLLGHEVEDVLIKCQLPKRFTAQGLPDLNHSQVYAVKTVLQRPLSLIQGPPGTGKTVTSATVVYHLARQGNGPVLVCAPSNIAVDQLTEKIHMSGLKVVRLCAKSREAIDSPVSFLALHNQIRNMDSMPELQKLQQLKDETGELSSADEKRYRALKRTAERELLMNADVICGTCVGAGDPRLAKMQFRSILIDESTQATEPECMVPVVLGAKQLILVGDHCQLGPVVMCKKAAKAGLSQSLFERLVVLGIRPIRLQVQYRMHPALSAFPSNIFYEGSLQNGVTAGDRIKKGFDFQWPQPDKPMFFYVTQGQEEIASSGTSYLNRTEASNVEKITTRLLKAGAKPDQIGIITPYEGQRSYLVQYMQFSGSLHTKLYQEVEIASVDAFQGREKDFIILSCVRANEHQGIGFLNDPRRLNVALTRARYGVIIVGNPKALSKQPLWNHLLNYYKEQKVLVEGPLNNLRESLMQFSKPRKLVNTINPGARFMTTAMYDAREALIPGSAYDRSNTGRPNIYFQTHDQIGMIGAGPNHVAAMNMPIPFNLMMPHMPPPGYLGQASGPALGRGGLNKGRGGRGGRQKPRGAANHGSGQGNIGNSQASQDAASQPFSQGPLTQGYIAMSQPSQMSQPGLSQPELSQDSYLGDEFKSQIDVALSQDSTYQGERAYQHGGVTGLSQY, encoded by the exons ATGAGTGTGGAAGCGTATGGGCCGAGTTCTCAGACTCTAACCTTCCTGGATACCGAGGAAACTGAGTTGCTTGGAGCTGATACCCAAGGCTCTGAGTATGAATTCACTGATTTTACACTTCCTAGTCAAACGCAAACTCAAGGCCAGACCCAAAGTCAGCTGGATAATCAG GTAAATGGCCCCGACGAAGTTTTACAAAACGGACCACTTGATGATTCTGTTGCTAAAACAAGTCAACTTTTAGCGGAACTGAACtttgaggaagatgaggaggatgcCTATTACACCAAAGACCTACCAGTGCATGCCTGCAG CTACTGTGGCATTCATGATCCAGCATGTGTGGTGTACTGCAACACAAGCAAGAAGTGGTTCTGCAATGGGCGAGGCAACACCTCTGGGAG CCACATTGTGAACCACCTGGTGAGAGCCAAGTGCAAGGAGGTGACTCTTCACAAGGATGGGCCCCTGGGAGAGACTGTGTTGGAGTGCTACAACTGTGGCTGTcgcaatgtgttcctcctgggCTTCATCCCTGCCAAGGCTGACTCGGTGGTCGTACTGCTGTGCAG GCAGCCGTGTGCGAGTCAGAGCAGCCTGAAGGACATCAACTGGGACAGCTCTCAGTGGCAGCCACTTATCCAGGACCGCTGCTTCCTGTCCTGGCTTGTGAAGATCCCCTCCGAACAGGAGCAGCTCCGGGCACGCCAGATCGCTGCCCAGCAGATCAACAAGCTTGAGGAGCTCTGGAAG GACAATCCCACTGCAACCCTGGAGGACCTTGAGAAGCCTGGTGTGGACGAGGAGCCTCAGCACGTGCTGCTACGCTATGAGGATGCCTACCAGTACCAGAACATCTTTGGGCCTCTGGTCAAGCTGGAGGCCGACTATGACAAAAAGCTCAAAGAGTCCCAG aCCCAAGACAATATAACTGTCAGGTGGGACCTGGGACTGAATAAAAAACGGATTGCTTATTTCTCATTACCCAAGACGGACTCAGGTG ATATGAGGCTGATGCAGGGAGATGAGATCTGTCTCCGGTATAAAGGTGATCTGGCTCCACTTTGGAAAGGGATTGGACATGTCATCAAAGTACCAGACA ATTATGGAGATGAGATCGCAATTGAATTGCGAAGCAGCGTTGGAGCGCCCATTGAAGTCACACACAACTTCCAGGTCGATTTTGTGTGGAAGTCCACCTCCTTTGATCG AATGCAGAGTGCCCTAAAGACCTTTGCCGTGGATGAGACCTCCGTGTCTGGGTACATATACCACAAGCTTCTGGGCCACGAGGTGGAGGACGTCCTCATCAAGTGTCAGCTTCCCAAGCGTTTCACTGCCCAGGGTCTTCCTGACCTTAACCACTCTCAG GTGTATGCGGTGAAGACTGTTCTCCAGCGTCCTCTCAGCCTCATTCAGGGTCCGCCTGGGACGGGTAAAACGGTCACCTCGGCAACCGTAGTGTATCACCTGGCCAGACAGGGCAATGG gCCTGTGCTGGTGTGCGCTCCCAGTAACATAGCTGTGGACCAACTGACGGAGAAGATCCACATGTCGGGGCTGAAGGTGGTGAGGCTGTGTGCCAAGAGCAGAGAGGCCATCGACTCGCCCGTCTCCTTCCTGGCTCTGCACAACCAGATCCGCAACATGGACAG CATGCCAGAGCTCCAGAAGCTGCAGCAGCTGAAGGACGAGACCGGAGAGCTGTCCTCCGCGGACGAGAAGCGCTACAGGGCTCTGAAGCGCACCGCTGAGCGAGAGCTCCTCATG AATGCGGATGTGATCTGCGGCACGTGTGTTGGTGCTGGGGACCCTCGGCTGGCTAAGATGCAGTTCCGCTCCATCCTCATCGACGAGAGCACCCAGGCCACGGAGCCCGAGTGCATGGTGCCCGTGGTGCTTGGGGCCAAGCAG CTGATCCTGGTGGGAGACCACTGTCAGCTGGGGCCGGTGGTGATGTGTAAGAAGGCGGCCAAGGCGGGCCTGTCCCAGTCTCTGTTTGAGCGGCTGGTGGTTCTGGGCATCAGGCCCATCCGCCTGCAGGTGCAGTACCGCATGCACCCCGCCCTCAGTGCCTTCCCCTCCAACATCTTCTACGAGGGCTCGCTGCAGAACGGAGTCACCGCAG GTGACCGCATTAAGAAAGGCTTTGACTTCCAGTGGCCTCAGCCGGACAAGCCCATGTTCTTCTACGTGACCCAGGGCCAGGAGGAGATCGCCAGCTCCGGCACCTCCTACCTCAACAG GACCGAGGCGTCTAACGTGGAGAAGATCACCACGCGGCTCCTGAAGGCCGGCGCAAAGCCGGATCAGATCGGCATTATCACACCCTACGAGGGCCAGAGGTCTTACCTGGTGCAGTACATGCAGTTCAGTGGCTCCCTGCACACTAAGCTCTACCAG GAAGTGGAGATTGCCAGTGTGGACGCCTTCCAGGGCCGTGAGAAGGACTTCATCATTCTGTCCTGTGTGCGTGCGAATGAGCACCAGGGCATTGGTTTCCTCAACGATCCACGGCGTCTCAACGTGGCTCTCACCAGAGCAAG gTACGGCGTGATCATCGTGGGCAACCCCAAGGCCCTGTCCAAGCAGCCGCTGTGGAACCACCTGCTGAACTACTACAAGGAGCAGAAGGTGCTGGTGGAGGGGCCCCTGAACAACCTCCGGGAGAGCCTCATGCAGTTCAGCAAGCCCCGCAAGCTGGTCAACACCATCAACCCC GGTGCCCGCTTCATGACCACGGCCATGTATGACGCCAGAGAGGCCCTGATCCCCGGCTCTGCGTACGACCGCAGCAACACAG GCCGTCCAAACATTTACTTCCAGACCCATGATCAGATTGGCATGATCGGTGCTGGCCCTAACCACGTGGCAGCCATGAACATGCCCATCCCCTTCAACCTGATGATGCCACACATGCCCCCGCCAGGCTACCTGGGCCAGGCCAGTGGCCCTGCTCTTG GGCGTGGAGGCCTTAATAAAGGCAGAGGAGGTCGCGGTGGGCGTCAGAAGCCCCGTGGCGCTGCCAACCATGGCAGTGGGCAAGGTAACATTGGCAACAGCCAGGCCAGCCAGGATGCAGCGTCTCAGCCATTCTCCCAGGGCCCGCTCACCCAGGGCTACATCGCCATGAGCCAGCCCTCACAGATGAGCCAGCCCGGCCTCTCCCAGCCTGAGCTGTCCCAG GACAGTTACTTGGGGGATGAGTTCAAGTCTCAGATCGATGTGGCTCTGTCTCAAGACTCAACATACCAGGGTGAACGTGCATACCAACATGGTGGAGTAACTGGACTGTCACAGTATTAA
- the lsm4 gene encoding U6 snRNA-associated Sm-like protein LSm4, translating into MLPLSLLKTAQNHPMLVELKNGETYNGHLVSCDNWMNINLREVICTSRDGDKFWRMPECYIRGSTIKYLRIPDEIIDMVKEEVVSKGRGRGGMQQNKQQGKGRGGGAGRGVFGGRGRGMGPGAGRGQQQQEKKPGKPQGVKNQH; encoded by the exons ATG TTACCCCTGTCTTTGTTGAAGACTGCACAGAACCACCCAATG TTGGTGGAGTTGAAGAATGGAGAGACTTACAATGGCCACTTGGTTAGCTGTGACAACTGGATGAACATAAACCTAAGAGAAGTCATCTGCACGTCCAGG GATGGTGACAAGTTTTGGAGGATGCCAGAGTGCTACATCCGGGGCAGCACCATCAAGTACCTGCGTATCCCAGACGAGATCATCGACAtggtgaaggaggaggtggtgtcCAAGGGCCGCGGGCGCGGGGGCATGCAGCAGAACAAGCAGCAGGGCAAGGGCCGAGGAGGCGGTGCAGGAAGAG GAGTGTTTGGTGGCCGTGGCAGGGGCATGGGGCCTGGAGCAGGACGCgggcaacagcagcaggagaaGAAGCCTGGCAAACCTCAGGGGGTGAAGAACCAGCACTGA